In Nycticebus coucang isolate mNycCou1 chromosome 9, mNycCou1.pri, whole genome shotgun sequence, the following are encoded in one genomic region:
- the DEGS2 gene encoding sphingolipid delta(4)-desaturase/C4-monooxygenase DES2 codes for MGNSAGRSDFEWVYTDQPHTQRRKEMLAKYPAIKALMRPDPHFKWMVLALVLVQLLACWLVRGLTWRWLLFWAYTFGGCINHSLTLAIHDISHNAAFGTGCVTHNRWFAIFANLPIGLPYAASFKKYHVDHHRYLGGDGLDVDVPTRLEGWLFCTPARKLVWLVLQPFFYSLRPLCVNPKAMTRMEVFNALVQVVADATIFALWGLKPVVYLLASSGLGLGLHPISGHFVAEHYMFLKGHETYSYYGPLNWITFNVGYHMEHHDFPSIPGCNLPLVRKIAPEYYDHLPQHHSWVKVLWDFVFEDSLGPYARVKRMYKMAEDRL; via the exons CCAAGTACCCTGCCATCAAGGCCCTGATGCGGCCAGACCCACACTTCAAGTGGATGGTGCTGGCGTTGGTGCTGGTGCAGCTGCTGGCCTGCTGGCTGGTGCGGGGGCTGACTTGGCGCTGGCTGCTCTTCTGGGCCTACACCTTCGGTGGCTGCATAAACCATTCGCTGACTCTGGCGATCCACGACATCTCGCACAATGCTGCCTTTGGCACGGGCTGTGTTACCCACAACCGCTGGTTTGCCATCTTTGCCAATCTGCCCATTGGCTTGCCCTATGCTGCCTCCTTCAAGAAGTACCACGTGGACCACCACCGCTATCTAGGTGGTGATGGGCTGGATGTGGACGTGCCCACACGCCTTGAGGGCTGGCTCTTCTGCACACCAGCACGCAAGCTGGTCTGGCTGGTCCTTCAGCCCTTCTTCTACTCACTGCGGCCACTCTGTGTCAACCCCAAGGCTATGACCCGCATGGAGGTCTTCAACGCCCTGGTGCAGGTGGTGGCCGATGCCACCATCTTTGCCCTGTGGGGGCTCAAACCTGTGGTTTACCTGCTGGCCAGCTCTGGTCTGGGCTTAGGCCTGCACCCCATCTCTGGCCACTTTGTGGCTGAACACTACATGTTCCTTAAGGGCCATGAGACCTACTCCTACTATGGGCCCCTCAACTGGATCACCTTCAACGTGGGCTACCACATGGAGCACCACGACTTCCCCAGCATCCCAGGCTGCAACCTGCCCCTT GTACGGAAGATTGCGCCCGAGTACTATGACCACCTGCCGCAGCACCACTCGTGGGTAAAAGTGCTCTGGGATTTTGTGTTTGAGGACTCCCTGGGGCCCTATGCCAGGGTGAAGCGGATGTACAAGATGGCAGAGGATCGTCTGTGA